Below is a genomic region from Raphanus sativus cultivar WK10039 chromosome 4, ASM80110v3, whole genome shotgun sequence.
tatgattaatatactcttaaaatttaactaaaaaaagaatcattacttccactctgagagaaatttaaaaacattgtcTGGTTGccaaagttatttaaaattgatgtaaaccacacaccaccctcaccattaatcCTTTGCACCACACTAACTATTTATTGTGaaaaccattactaaatgcaacaagtcaTAAAGCCCGAAtgtcacagatagttagaaattgtctttctcatgattgttatagatgctaacatcttatttactaattaacaaattgactTTTTATTAGGAAGATCTGGTGAAATTGTTCCattccggttaaaatagaagttatcCATTAAATAGAGAagtttaggaaccatttatagtttttagatcatatttagattcatattaagattcgttgatatttctaaataagggtggacaaacaagaatttcgttatgaacacacaaaatcttccactataacaaaattatagaaaataattttatgtttcttattttaagatacatctttttgagagaccttgaaactaaaataacacAAACAACTCGaaaactctatattttaaaagtcaacatggtaattttaaaaaatattattcaccaattattttaacaaaaaatgacACATTACCCttattttttatagaatttgaaaCGTATTCcatttttctattatttgaactaaatatattagtaaaaattttatagttcatatatagttatttgataattaataatataagtatttctctatataaaacatcaactttgttttgtgtttaaattccaactaaattaattttgttatgactatcggttttttattctatttttattaaattgattagtaacaaccacttatgctattacactttgaactaaacaatttcaaacaaagtaatgcaCTACGGTCACTAACCACACtatcaaaaaaatcataaaatatcaattttaatatatttttattttatattaacatattttatttgttaagaccatataataatttataaatttatgtaaaagtataacatatgaacccggcgcgtagcgccggaaaatcgctagtaaaaaataaaaaatcacaatcAATCCCACGTGCGTGTATATATAtcttctatcttattaaagtagaagtactttaagcttttgtttggtaatagggataagagttttaaaaaattaaattttgtttggtaacaaagatagtagagaattttgtattttccttatttaaatgatagatttaagtatttaatgtcttttcctaatttaaataatagatttctttaatagaatgaatcttaaccaaaataaattttcttataattttttttgttgacattaaatatttttcaatacttattaataaaaataataaaataaaaatcacacatcaaaatcaatttatatatcatataaataaaatataaaatattttatttataaattgttagtataacacttttataatataagtccaattagttataaatattagatttttatatgatacactgtgatataatagacgactaaaatcatataatataattatttaaagtaataaatattttttttgttttaaaatgttataccaacaattatgtaatacatattaatttttatatatatatatatatagatattataattagaacaaagaaaaaaattgaagtgaaaacaaatatttatacagccACGGGttaaactatagaaataaacaacaatggcgtaagatttttttttaacaaatttattttaatttcaaatatgtttacatattttatttatttataaattattttatttttgttaataatgctaagattttagaattttaaaaaattatgacccatctctatattattttaattcggaatttaaaatttatatcaaaatattttttaaacttttaatttttattataactacaaatgttaattttcaatctaaatttatgtttaaatattataaatatatcatttataaataaaaaattaaaaacataaaataaatacccgcccggttgggcgggtcaagatctagtccTAATTAAATCAAAACCCTCAACCATAGCCTAAAGCGTTGTTGGTGTAGTTTCACAGGGAAATATGTTAGGGAAGCTTTTATCATGTTTCAGCTCAATTCATGTTGGGTTGCAGGTGGGATATTTGATTTCGATACTACTAGAAAAAGGGATTCCAAAACTGCTAGAACAAACATCCCGACGATTCCCGAAGAGAAACCTCAAAAGTTTTGAGGTAGAAGACAGAATAAGTGCGTTACCAGACGATTTGCTTGTGCGGATATTGTTGTTTGTGCCAACAAAATATGCAGTGCTTACAATGATTTTGTCAAAAAGATGGCGGTCTATTTGGAAGATGGTGCCAGAGCTCAACTACCTAGAGATGATCAATGATGATACTAACAAAGTAATTATTGGCGGTTTACTTGGTCGTTTACTTGAGCGTTTTTTTGGCAGAAGTGATCAGCGACGACAGTGGCTTTTGCGGTTTATTGACGAGTCATTACAAGCCCATAAGGCACCTGTTTTAGAATCATTACTTATAGAAGTCGATACAGGACGTCAGGTTGATGTTGATGTTGGAAACTGGATTAAAAAAGCGGTTCATCGTAGAGTCCGTGAGCTAGGGTTTATTCTCAGATGGTCCGCAGAGCCTACTAGGTTACCTAATAACCTTTACACATGTGATACACTCGTTTCTCTAGGCCTTTCCAACAAGGTTCTTGTGGATGTTCCTTCTCTAGCATGCCTCCCATCCCTCAAAAATCTTCAACTTGACTCTGTGGTATACAAAGATGAAGATTCTTTGGCCCGATTATTTTTGAGTTGTCCTCTTCTAAAAAAATTGATCGTGGAACGTCACCACCAAGACAACGTAAAAGTTTTCAATATAAAAGCCCCTTTGTTGGTATTTTTATCATATCATTATGTGGAATTAAAACCACATGACGAAGGCATTGAGGGGAGTTTAGTAATAGATTCTCCGGCTTTAAAGAAAATCTTCATCACAGATCACTCGAGAGACTCTTACTCGATCGCAAACGAACCTCGCCTTGAGAAGGCAAATATCAACTTCCTTTTCTACCCTGATTACAGGTTTAGGACATCTCTTTCCTCGCTCATGTGTGTCGAATTTGTTTTGAGCTAGGCAACGGTATGTAGTGCTCTTTTCAGtttcatcatttttattttcttcattggCATTGTTATTACATACCTGAGAAAGAACATATgcagaaaacatatatataaacacatataGGGTTTTACTTATGTGTTGTTGTGTTCATCGCAGCTTGCGTGGTTTAGCACTATTGGCTACTCTCATCTTATGGAGTGTAAGATAATACTTGTACACGATTTAGACTGGTTACAACCACTAATGATGTTGCTTCAAAATTCTCCTAATCTAAAAGTTCTTCTCATCGACAAGGTTTGTCCTTTAATTCATTCAAGTTTTTATTATAGActagtaaaataaaaagtaaatgtaCGATTCACAATGTTATCTCTTGCTTTGCAGACATTCCTTCAACTTGCGGAGGAGTTGCCACTTTCATGGAACCAACCAAGTTCTGTTCCCGGATGTTTGTCAACCCATCTCGAGATATTTGAGTGGAGAGAATATGAAGGAAGAAACGAAGAGAGAGAATTCATAAACTACATCTTTGCGAACTCAGAGTGTTTAAAGAGAGCTGGATTCTCTTTGAAATCAACCAGCAACCATAAAGatagaaagaagatgaaagatttGGAGTCTATGTATAGGGTTTCAGCATCATCCCAGCTTCTCTTCTCCACTCATGTAGAATATATGAGTGTTTCAGATGAACTGAGGGCCTGATTTTATTTCATATGGTTCATGTGTGTTTGCCACTAGTCAAGTGGTTTCTTCTAATCCTTTTGTTGTATCAAACcaactaattttatttcattgttcATGTTTGTTTGCCATTAGTCAAGTGGTTTCTGTTAATCATATTGTCGTATTAAACCATCAAATATATCGGGAAGAAGCACACATTAACTTTGTGTACGTATATCAAATCAACTGGTTTTAGAGTTTGTTATCCATGTTTAGCGTCGGTATTAAAGTCTTTGCAGGATGATGTACAGTTCGGAGCATTTTGAAGATTATGGAACCATTTAAACCATCAAGAGCAGTCATGCTGAAAAGTTGAAGCcggaatttaaatattttaaatattaatattattggtatatttagtgttttggtCAAATGtattaatctaattaaataaacacTTCGATTTTTGGTATATTTCGGTttaaaactgaaccaaaccaaaccaattaggttaataaaaattttaacaaaatggTTGGGAAAATAAtactttggtttggtttaggcCGGTTTGGTTCGAATATAGGTTGGATTGGTCTACCCCTAGTCAAAATCATATCAAAAGTATGATGTATGATCTTTATATAAGCCAACTAAATAGACATCTATATCATGTACACCACTCTCTTTTTTCAATTCTGTAAATGAAAACATTTAATAAGTTGCAGCAACCTTCTTAAAGACTTCCATGAAGAAAGATGGTTCTTGAAGAACTAAAGCATGACTTCTTAAATGAACTTGTAGCTGATTGTAACGGTTATGGTAATCTTAATTTCTCCAATAATATAGTGGAAGAAGACATAGTGAGAGAGTCTtacattcatttttttattactaAGGATTGGTCTGTCCGGACTGGATATACTTTACTTGtgatcaaaattattattttttgtgtaGTTTTGTGGCTTGTGTTTTAGATTTACATTTACAAGAAATGTGCATGATAatgattttttgtcttttagaaAGTTTTAGGTGAAAAGATAttatatgtaataatatatattttacttgtttACAATAGTTGTTTCAGTTGTCCAAAAAATTAACTTTATGATACTAAATATTAGTTACATTTTTTCCACTTAATTcaattatttgatatataatgTGTGTTGAATTTGGTGGTagtatataaaatgtattttatctCAAATTCAATTAAAACATCagaatattgattttttaaaaatgaaagataaattcattttttaaatgatttgtttatgtttgtataaaagttatatatacaatatttatgtAATTGTTATTTTATCGAATTAAGTTATATTTTACCTATGTCTAATTCAAGACcagtaaaatttattaattattgtgtCTATTTATTtgtcgagtattaatttaatttatagactttcttctatatatattatttattttttcattattttgtgTCGATATAATGAATCTCCATGTTAtcagttaaaaaatattatatgataaaaacTAATGGATCTATTTTAGTTGGactgttataattttttatagttcAAAACATAGTCTGATAAAAGTTagattatgttttaatagtattgataacaatattaggggtgggcaaaatatccgtaaaatttgattcgatccgttatTCGTTTCAATTCAATCCTAAAAATCAGGATATCTGTAACTTTACGAAtcgaaacaaatattaaaattcaatattcGTCAAATAAGGAGAAAATCACaaatactcatttaaaaaaacaaatatctgatctgatccgtaatgtacatatacatataatttaatatatctaaatagatctttagttattttattcactaaattaattatttggtcattaaatttttaaaagtatacagtttttaaataatttataatgaaatattattatttttattaaaaaatttctttttcttttaataaattttgaaaaaatgaaatttttattattttttactgaATCGACGGATCAAATCGGATATTCtgtaaaatatattgattttaccGGATAACACAGAGCTCTGATTCTGAATGAGAAAGTACACAAGTTTGATACTCTTGTACTATGTTCTACCTCTCTCTGCTCAGTTACTTAAGCTACATATATGATCTTCTCATAACGTTTCCAAAAGTATCATACCAATTACGCAGACTTTATTACAAATGTCCATCGTCGGTGAATATAGACACTTTGTTTCTTAGCAGTTTCATGAGAACATAACGTTTGTATTTATATGCTTTAGTCTACAACTCCGGACGAAGTTTATGACTTTTCAACGGAGGGTTTCTCTAGTCAAACCAactaaacaaagaaacaaaaacaaactgaGTAAAGCTGAACATCTCTGCTACGACAACTAATCAACTGTTCAATGGATTCAATGGTGAAGAAGTTAAAGAACAATCTGAGTTCTGGTTCGTTTCGGAAGAACAAGGAAAGAAGCATAAAGAAGCAAATGAGATTCTTGGAGAATGGAAGCATCTTACTCAAAGAACTCATCGCTGATTGCAACGGTAAAACCATTCCTATACGCAGCTTTTCCTCTTCTCAGATCCTTAAAGCTACCAACCACTTCGACGCCAGTTGTTCTATCGCCCAAGAAGGGTTCTACATATGGTACAGAGGAGTTATCGAAGATAGATCTTACATGATCAAAAGATTCTCCGAGTATAAAGTCACTGATCGCAGAGTAGGAGAGGTTTACAAAGACATAGTCTTGTCTGCTCGGATGAGCAGCCACAGCAACTTTCTTAAACTACTAGGATCTTGTCTCGAGTTCCCTTTTCCAGTTCTTGTTTTTGAACATGCAGAACATGGAGTCTTGAATCCTCGAGGAGGTGTTACCACCATTAACGGGGAGGAATCTTTACTGCCTTTGAGTTTGAGGCTAAAGATTGCAAAGGAGATTGCGAACGCTTTGGCTTATCTTCACATGGCCTTCCCTAAGATCATCATATATAGAGATGTTAAACCGATGCACGTTTTCTTGGACAAGAACTGGACCGCAAAGCTGTCGGATATGTCTTTCTCAATATCGCTCGAGGAAGGAAAATCACAGATAGAAGCTGAAGACGTGCTGGGTACGTACGGGTATCTAGATCCGTTATATTTTGCAACATTGGTTGTGTCGGAGTATACTGATGTGTACAGCTTTGGAGTCTTGTTGATGGTTCTTCTCAGTGGTAGATCGGTTTACTTCACCGTATCTGATGGCTATCAGGTAGGTATTCTTGAATATGTGAAAGGGTTAAACGAGGTTGGGAAGCTCATTGAAGTAATTGATCCTATGATGATGAAAGATGTTACGAGTGCTCAAAGATTGCAGGTGGAAGCTTGTGTTTTACTTGCAGTGAGATGTTGTAAGGAGAGGGATGAAGACCGACCGAAGATGATCCAGGTAGCTAAAGAACTCAAGCGGGCTGAAACATCATTTCTAAGGGATCCTCTGTTCTGACACaacttttattacatttttttcatGGACAAGAATATAATAGATAGCCAAAGTACACGATCCTTACATATAACATGTGAAAGAAGTTTGAAAGACAATaagatttaaaacaatttaacaTGTAATAGATAGAAAGTCTGTACACCACTCTGTTTTTTTAATGATCTTTATATAAGGCAACTAAATAGACATAAAAATCATGTACaccactctctctcttttttcaaGACAAGTGAAGAAAACCAGAAATTGCAGATCTGATCCAAACATTCATCTGctgtttcttctttttagtttttgtgGTTATATAAAAATGGATGAGGGGATTGGGTTAAAGGGAATACTTTGTTCCAGGCTTCTTGTGAAGAATGGATGGCTCAATACTTCTCTTGCCTTGAGCCTCACCGGTGGATCATATTCAAGCAGCCCTTGTAATAAATCTATCAGATCGTCTTTTGCTGAGTGATCCACATGCTGCATGATAAGTGAATGTCAAGTCCAAAGTTATTTAATATTGATCCTTGAGAGTTTATATACCGGTAACCTCGGAAATTTCCATACTGCTTTTAAGCTGTCTCTTGATGTCACACCTTCAGGCCAATCTAACTTTGCACCTCGCCTGAAGTATCTCTCAGAGCGCCTGCTGCAAGAACAGTTTTGATTTTGACATAACTTTGATCTTGTTACTAATAGGGTGCTGCTTAAAGGATGATCTTGTTGTTCTTACTCAGCTCTGAGCACCATATGAGGCGGTAACGGTCCTCGTACCCTTTCCATTATTTAGAAGAAATGCATGTTCGATTGAGACAATGGTAAGATGAATCCTGGTGTTAATGAAAATATGTACGCAGTAAGTTACTCGCCGAACAAATTTCAACAAGTATGCAACCAATACTCCACAGATCACATGGATAGTTCCATCCAACCCCAGTGATAAAGTCCAGAAGATATTAAATACCGATAGCTAATACCAATAAGATATTATCtaccaataaaatattaaatgcacTTACTTTTTTGGTTAATCATTTAGAGAAAACTCTAGAGTTAAACATGTTCGAACTGGAACAATCGACGGATAGATGACCTATCGGAAAGCTGATGAAAATTGGTCTATCGGAAAGCTGGTGAAAGTTGGTCATTCTCGATACAGTAGAGTGAGGACAAAATATAGGGAACAGTCGGGTCGTATTTGCAATATCAATATATCAAATCTACCGAACTTTTCTGATAATTCGCCGGACGTCTAATAAGGATGAGATTTAGTATGAGTGGATGTGAGGACTCACGCATGTTAACGGGTCGGGGCGTTAAATGCATGTCAGTATACCTCCATGATACAGTCTGTATGAAAATTACATAAAGCCAATTAAATAGCCAATTAAAAAGCCAATTGACTTTCAAATTTCAACTCTAGCTCTAGTTTAAACTAAACCATAATCTAAATCCGGTTTAGCCGCCATGACGTGTGTATACGTGTGCATGATGCAGTGTACACTTCCAATACATGATGCATATACATCTATAGCCTATAGATTCCGAGTACAAAGAGTGCTAGGTAAAGAGTAGTTGtcagattttgatttttgagaATGCAGTTGTCATTTGACTTTCCGAAGGTAAATATCCACGTGCTCGTTTGGATACATGGTCAATAAAAAATCATGTGTTTGCTTACAAATTTAGAAGCGAACAACATGTAATAACAATGTGCAACTAATTACTACCgacattaaaaattattttaggtgATTATATTTCGGACGCAATTGCAAGAGACTTTTACGTTCTGTTTAGCATGTTGTAGGCTTAGTCAAACCAGTAGTGCTGCTTAATTTATTTGAATACCGAAGTCAAAATCTCTGAAACGTTCTTTAATTTTGCTTATAAAATACTCCCTAATCTTCATAACTAAGATACTCTTACAATAGCCAGCTGCTTTTTCTTCGCATATTTTCTAGGTAAACCAATCAATACCTAAACTTATTCGTTCTAtcttgctcttttctcttctcgGGGAGTACTCAACCGATA
It encodes:
- the LOC130510764 gene encoding putative F-box/FBD/LRR-repeat protein At1g22000, which encodes MLGKLLSCFSSIHVGLQVGYLISILLEKGIPKLLEQTSRRFPKRNLKSFEVEDRISALPDDLLVRILLFVPTKYAVLTMILSKRWRSIWKMVPELNYLEMINDDTNKVIIGGLLGRLLERFFGRSDQRRQWLLRFIDESLQAHKAPVLESLLIEVDTGRQVDVDVGNWIKKAVHRRVRELGFILRWSAEPTRLPNNLYTCDTLVSLGLSNKVLVDVPSLACLPSLKNLQLDSVVYKDEDSLARLFLSCPLLKKLIVERHHQDNVKVFNIKAPLLVFLSYHYVELKPHDEGIEGSLVIDSPALKKIFITDHSRDSYSIANEPRLEKANINFLFYPDYRFRTSLSSLMCVEFVLS
- the LOC130511401 gene encoding putative F-box/FBD/LRR-repeat protein At1g22000; the encoded protein is MLLQNSPNLKVLLIDKTFLQLAEELPLSWNQPSSVPGCLSTHLEIFEWREYEGRNEEREFINYIFANSECLKRAGFSLKSTSNHKDRKKMKDLESMYRVSASSQLLFSTHVEYMSVSDELRA
- the LOC130510951 gene encoding serine/threonine-protein kinase AFC1-like isoform X1 — encoded protein: MERVRGPLPPHMVLRADRRSERYFRRGAKLDWPEGVTSRDSLKAVWKFPRLPHVDHSAKDDLIDLLQGLLEYDPPVRLKAREVLSHPFFTRSLEQSIPFNPIPSSIFI
- the LOC130510950 gene encoding serine/threonine-protein kinase ZRK3-like → MDSMVKKLKNNLSSGSFRKNKERSIKKQMRFLENGSILLKELIADCNGKTIPIRSFSSSQILKATNHFDASCSIAQEGFYIWYRGVIEDRSYMIKRFSEYKVTDRRVGEVYKDIVLSARMSSHSNFLKLLGSCLEFPFPVLVFEHAEHGVLNPRGGVTTINGEESLLPLSLRLKIAKEIANALAYLHMAFPKIIIYRDVKPMHVFLDKNWTAKLSDMSFSISLEEGKSQIEAEDVLGTYGYLDPLYFATLVVSEYTDVYSFGVLLMVLLSGRSVYFTVSDGYQVGILEYVKGLNEVGKLIEVIDPMMMKDVTSAQRLQVEACVLLAVRCCKERDEDRPKMIQVAKELKRAETSFLRDPLF
- the LOC130510951 gene encoding serine/threonine-protein kinase AFC1-like isoform X2; this translates as MERVRGPLPPHMVLRAERSERYFRRGAKLDWPEGVTSRDSLKAVWKFPRLPHVDHSAKDDLIDLLQGLLEYDPPVRLKAREVLSHPFFTRSLEQSIPFNPIPSSIFI